CCCCAATGTTAATCAAGGCTCTCGTCCAAGAGAAGAATGCAACTTTTGTTACGTCACCTTACAAAAAATTGTAGAATATCGATCACCGCTAAAGGATAGTAATCTTCTTCCTAAGCAAACCAACAGTGAAGGTATTGACGAAAAGGGGAAAATGACGCAATTTACTTTGTGCTGCGCCATTCAAATCGAAACCCGCTCTACCCCACCCCCACCGACTCGTAGCATTGTGTATCGACAAGATTAAGTCACGAATAAATCCTTTAGGCTACTAAAGGCGTAAGCCGAGACCCAGAGAGTGAATAACTTCACGTGTTGCTTACACTCAAAACTCCGAATTCCTTGTAATTCGCTTTTCTCAAGTACCAATTTCCTAACTAAAGGAAAATCTTCGCACCTACTGGTACACAAATTTGCGTCCAAATTGTCTCACATCTAGCCCCTCCAACCCCGCCTCAGGCAAGTCTTCCACACCGTACCCTGCTACGAAGCTTTCCTTACCAGTTCGTAGTCGATCAGAAGAAACATGCAAGGATTTATAACGTAAAGTATTTCTTTATTCGTTAGTATTCTTTTATACAAACCGTAACGACGCAGTCCAATGAAGGACATACAAACATCATACGAACAGTCTCGGTAGCAATCGATCGCGCGCGTGCATGTAATGTACATGTAGTTGTAGTATTTCATAAAATATATACTCTTATATGACATCTTTTAAGCGCTCCTGTACAAGGTTTCGTGAAAAACTGGGTTTGGTTTGAAATTGCTAAGAAATTTACACGTGAAACTCTACCTCACCCGAGCCAACTTTTTCGCTCTTCTAACGACAAACAATCGAACAGCAGTATTCATTCACTATGCCTGTCACTCGCACTTCATCCACATTTCACCATTATTCGGTGCCTCAGTAATTACAAATTTTCATAATGAAAGCGATGACTAGCTAAGAACTAGATAGAAGTGATTGGTGTGCCAAAGTATTCTACAAAGAAACACTGACTATGATTTTAGGTTAATTGCTTTCGTCTTCGGCTGAGTTCGCACTCGATTCGAACGTCGCATCGTGTGTTTGGCGTCTCGACATTTCTGGCAGATGAACACGTCGGGAACGTTCGATTTTCGTATCTTTGCACACGACAAGTGAATCCACGTTAGACACTCGGAACATTCGATCATGGGTCGTCCTGAAAAGCAACGAAACGAATTAAGTCAACAATTTGTCGTTCATGTATGACCAGCTTAAAAATGAACAACAATTTACATTCATAACGATGAAACGATGCTTTTACAGAGTCCATACAACAAAACACTTTTCATAGACATCATCGAAAATCCGCAAGGTACagattttgaaataaacttgaGTAACTTAAAGCTatgcttttaaagaaaactctaCTCAGAAATGCTCTTGAATTGACTTGAAGTGGAAAACTCGACCATGAAACTGAGAAACGTTACGCGACTGGTGAAAGATGAGTGACACAAAACATCGAAGATACTAGTTAagatttggaaaaatttcaccGTTCATCGTAACgacggaaagaaaataaacagaaaacctACATTTGGTTCGCTATCAATAAAAGTATAGAGAAGTTGGGTAGTCTATGGTTGGGTGTGAATGGCATTAACAGACCGTATTGCCAGACTAGATAATTCTCTCTCGCGCTTATCGATCACAGGAATATACATTCACAtgtaaagaagaaaacgaaGGACACTACTATGATTTGAAACTTATTACTCAGTTAGCCTTTATCTCAGCGAAGAATGCAGCGTGAGGTACTCCGAATTTCACATACAGGTTCAGAAAACTGTCTCTGTTAGCTCAACATACATAATTTTCCTCCCACCGTTCGCTACTCGAACTGATTTCACAGTAATTACTGTTTCGTTGGCAAgataaaaagaggaaataccGTTTCCAGAAGCTCAGACATGCATCAGGCAGAATTTAAAGAGTACGTGTAGTATTTGCATGACGAAAACCAGCGAATGAATAACATGTAAGCTAAATGAATCGATGGTTTGTTGTACCGACGAGGTTTCAAATGTTATGAAGTTCCGTTCTGTCTGTGTCACGTATTACACTGGAGTAATAAAAGACTAAAAGGAACGACTACTCAGGGATAAGTATCtgaattaaagcaaaaacagtGCTTACCTGCGAAAGGTTTTTGGCAGTAACATGTGATTTTGTTCCACGACTCGTCATCTGCgaataataaaagaaagacatcaTTTTGGCGACCTCTGCACGCCTTCGTTAAAAAAGccagaaatcaaagaaaacgcACTTAAGAGTAGAAACTTCCAGAATTCCATTTTCAGGAGAAATTGAGTGACGATAAATGAGTTGCAATTTCATAGTAACTGTACTTGTACCCACCAGAGCTGTATTCCTCATCAACATCGTCGAGTAATCTTTCATCCCCACTTGAACTAGCCGGTGAAGAAGCTGTTTCACTGTAAGCCGAATCCGTACTCGACGACACGCTCTCTAGCGAATTTGGACTTCTATTGCGCTGACGAACGTCCTGAAAACACAACAACATGAAGAAGTCAGGCAACAAATTTATTCAGAGAACACGTTGAACAACGTATGTGTCATGAAGCCGACAAAAATTTTAGTGGGccaacacaaagaaaaatacgCTGAAAAGCGCTTGGTTCGACGAAGACGTTACTAGTAGgcagtttttgttgtttaaaagaGGAATGACCGGGATGTATGGACCAAACTTGTAAGAGGCACATTGCATGATAAGCTCTATTCTATCTCACCTCTTGCTTTCCTTCGTATGCGAGGATTAGGCTACAAAATGTGTTGAAATCTTCAAGCGTTCTCCGTTTCTTCGTTTGCGGAACAATCTacaaatgtaaatttgaaactAGATCAATCGACAAGAAATCTTTGCAGGAATATTGAAACAGAGAGCTTTGAAATTCAAGCAACGAGAAGTCGCGCTTCTGTTTGAAGTGAACAACAATGGATCGACGTAAAAATGAAGCGTTCGAACTCAAGAAACCAAACAACGCTACTCACTGTTCTACCGTCTTGCTCTGGCGGAGGCAACTTTCTTGAAACtgttgaaagagaaaagaagccATAGAAAAAATTAGAGATTTCAAATACCAGGCGTTTTCAAAGCTTGCTGAGCAAACGTTTGAGTCACAATCGAACGTTCGATGTGCCTTCTAACGTAACAGTACTGCATGCGTTAAAACGAAGCCACAAATCCCAAAAATTTCTACCTTTCATGGTGCCAGAGGTCATTTTCGTTGACTGTACCATAAAAAAACTTCGATTTTGTGAAACCCAGCTGATTGTGCAGCGTTTAAAGTCTCCCTAAGAAATTCCAATTCCTACACCGATCAGACTACTCGAAGTACACATCCAAGAAACTTCCCAGACTCCCTTGTGATCGCACCGAAAACGTCACAATAATCATCGGACGAgagtgcgctctgattggccgatACTTACATTCGGAAGCAGGTCAATAACAACACGTGACGAAATAGACAGGCTAGATTACCGCAAATTTTCTTCAAACGCGCGATAATTGTCCTTAAAAGTAAGCGCTACTTTTAGTTACGTCTtcaagaaatatatatttgcaCGGATTAAAATGAGCTGAAATTTCTCTGCGATGATTACTTATTGAAATAAGccataaatgaaataattacgAACTCACAATTCAGATGTTGTCGCTTTAGTAAACAAACCGCAACAGCCCCGCCGAGACATAATCAGTGAAGCGTTCCCTAAACCCCACTACTGCTCAACTCCTTTAGGTAACCTGAAAAAGTAGCAATCGAATTATTAAAACCAgattaaatgagaaaaacacATTTATCTTCAAAGTACAATTTTACAGTATTGTCTCTTGCTGCGATACATAACTCGAGCGACGAAAATATTTCAGTTCTTTGACATAATACATATTGAATTTCAATCATGCGTGAGGCTTTTAATTATGAATGCCAACTGGTCTAGAATTGAAAACAACCAACACACACAAAGTCTCGCAAGTTAAAAGTTTCGAGCTACAAAAACAATCGTTTAAGTTTACCTGGCACAGCCTTGGTGTTACTATTCGATCCAGCGAGTCTGAAGGTTGTCACCGGCATTATGACACATCGAAATCTTTCCCGTTTACGAAGCGTTAACTTTATCTTATTCATGACGGTATTATTTCTCCTGCGCATGCGAAAAATAACTTTCGTATTTCACGCTGGCTCGTGGCCTGAAAACTATGGCTGGTTATCGGAAAAGAGGTTGCATCGTTGAAGCTGTCGAATTCATCTATCGCTTAAGAGTATTCCCACCAAATAACTTAGCTTTGGAGACCTTTCTCCCTCAGACGGGAAATATTTCACGTAGTAGACGCCGTGGTACTCCTTGATTGAACAACAGCTGCATACGATTTGGGCTTGCCTTTCACGCCGACATGCCAGCTGGTTATCAAAAaatttagccaatcagaatgatGTATGGTCTGACCCGCTCTCGTTCCCAGTTTTCCACTAAACGTCAGGCTCTATAGGGGTTAGTTAGTCTTTTTATTATTagtcttgtttttttctgcGCTCTTTGAAATTCGTTGCGCTATCGAACTGAACCGCACAAGAGAAATGAGGTAAATGTGGttttaagaggaaaaataatTCAGTGTTCAAAAAATGTCCAATGTCCTTAGACAAATCGGGAACGAAGCAGGAAGTAAACCATTTCTTCCTGAGGTTCAGTTCTGCTGTAACAGTCTCCGACTTGGGTTTATTTCCTTTGCCAACTTTTCTCTAAAACAGCCGAGGGTAGACAACGAAAGATAGATACTCGTTGAAGCCTTAATGTCGTTTATTGAATTATCATGAACACGATCATCATTATTGCTATTATATAATTGTTGCAGGattgttattattatcgttatcgtcattatcattttttttctgcatgaCTGCAAACGTATTCGACTTAATGCTAGTAAGGTTGTTTGGATTATTTACAgtagcttcattttctttctcgAGAAATGTAAAATTCCTTTCGGAGATTTTTACACTCACTGGTCTCTTGGATGAGACACAGCGCATCAAGCGTGTACAACTTTCATTTCAACAATAATAACATCTCTACTGACtcctacaaaaaaattgacatttggCGTTGATTACAGAGGGGGTTAAGGGAAAGCTCCCTAATGATGGAGGAAATCATTATGTAGATCATTCAAtaatcaaattgcaagcaaaaacatttgaactgaatttttattttaaagccTTCAGACCTGCAATCAAATTTCACACCAACcatgggttatcttaacccagctttgaagAACCCGGGCCTGGTGAATTATTTCTTTCGGGAAGCAGACCCATGCACCTACTCAATATCCGTGCCCTGTGGAGAGATCAAAGACTAGACTAATGAATTCAGCACTTTTTGTAAGGTCCTTATGCACATGCCCAGTGAGCCTCCAGACATCTTTCCCACCTTTCATCGCTCAACTTTTATATTCATGCAGCATAAAGTGGCATTGGGTTGTTTCACTTATTTCCCATCATGGGTAGAAGACTCGTGTCACATTTTCAGAGTTAGattctctttttcaaatttctcattcTGTATTTAGCAGAAAAAAAGTACTAAAAGGAGACTGCAAGGACTTTTCAAGAATATGCTTTATTTACTACTAATGCAAAATAATAAGCTctcagaaaaaaggttaaacatATGATACAAGCTGAAATTTTGCTCAGTCCTCATATCTTTCATAACCAGTATTTGTAAAGTGCACATATCAAAAAGAACTTTCATAGTGTTTTCATCACCCTACAGTTCTAACAAAAATACTACTACTATTCAATATCCTCCTATGTCCACCTATGTCATATGTTGTTCAGCAATCCAATGAGATGTA
This region of Pocillopora verrucosa isolate sample1 chromosome 3, ASM3666991v2, whole genome shotgun sequence genomic DNA includes:
- the LOC131777396 gene encoding PHD finger protein 23A, whose translation is MVQSTKMTSGTMKVSRKLPPPEQDGRTIVPQTKKRRTLEDFNTFCSLILAYEGKQEDVRQRNRSPNSLESVSSSTDSAYSETASSPASSSGDERLLDDVDEEYSSDDESWNKITCYCQKPFAGRPMIECSECLTWIHLSCAKIRKSNVPDVFICQKCRDAKHTMRRSNRVRTQPKTKAINLKS